The Rhizoctonia solani chromosome 14, complete sequence genome has a segment encoding these proteins:
- a CDS encoding Brix domain protein, which translates to MIRTIKPKNAASKRALEARAPKEIEDEKTVIFVKGTHVGERVTGAMKDLMALKRPHAIAFNKKNQIRPFEDTASLDFWANKNDAAMFAIGQSTKKRPDGLTLVRMYDGSVLDMCELGVVGYQPMSSFPGPKSTPGHRPLVHFASDLFDTHPRYIQLRSLLLDLFGGSQIDAIHLAGIEHIICVSTAPAPPSLASSTSASVSASQPQTGGTPVELPVVHIRTYTTRLLASGVRVPRVELTPMGPSLDVVLRRHQEADPAVWALAMKRPKIKKKEIESGLGKKRKNIEVDDMGDMRGRIHVARQDLGKLQTRKMRGLKRARGDDASEDEE; encoded by the exons ATGATCCGCACCAT TAAACCTAAAAATGCGGCCAGCAAGCGTGCTCTGGAGGCTCGAGCGCCTAAAGAAATCGAGGACGAAAAGACGGTGATTTTCGTCAAGGGAACGCATGTCGGAGAGAGAGTGACTGGAGCCATGAAAGATTTG ATGGCACTCAAACGACCGCACGCCATCGCATTCAACAAAAAGAACCAGATCCGACCGTTCGAGGATACGGCCTCGCTCGACTTTTGGGCAAACAAAAATGACGCAGCGATGtttgccattggccaaaGCACAAAGAAGCGCCCGGACGGACTGACGCTGGTGAGGATGTACGACGGGAGCGTGCTGGACATGTGTGAGCTCGGTGTAGTTGGGTACCAGCCCATGAGCAGTTTTCCC GGACCTAAATCGACGCCGGGACATAGACCGCTCGTCCACTTTGCATCGGACCTGTTCGACACGCACCCGCGGTACATCCAACTACGATCGCTCCTGCTCGATCTGTTTGGCGGATCGCAAATAGACGCGATACATTTGGCAGGTATCGAGCACATCATATGCGTATCCACCGCCCCTGCTCCCCCATCTCTCGCCTCGTCGACCTCGGCCTCGGTCTCGGCCTCTCAACCCCAGACGGGGGGAACACCGGTCGAGCTCCCCGTGGTTCATATCCGCACGTATACGACTCGTCTGTTGGCGTCTGGCGTGCGGGTTCCGAGGGTGGAGCTTACGCCCATGGGTCCGTCGCTTGATGTGGTattgaggaggcaccagGAGGCGGATCCGGCGGTGTGGGCGTTGGCAATGAAGAGGCCCAAGATCAAGAAGAAGGAAATTGAGAGCGGGTTgggcaagaagaggaagaatatcGAGGTGGATGATATGGGTGATATGCGCGGAAGGATTCATGTCGCTCGTCAGGACTTGGGCAAGTTGCagacgaggaagatgagGGGGTTGAAGCGTGCGAGAGGAGACGATGCCAGTGAAGACGAGGAGTAA
- a CDS encoding bZIP transcription factor, with the protein MSSTALEPPLSLRRRTNQLEAAHAMSKFNLSRLPSPPEDGDSSDDTVIPTGREGYHSNADSSHKHASGSGSSVGGMSSGGGANNQFAGGSGIAGESSRPYIPFPRHVPSTPESLAQGKDSSSDSDSSQDLGFSETAHHIANSNTWSDLPLLITLVPPAFALFTGGDYVRDVLLTCLIVWYLYQLIKIPWDIYLASLPVHHRQHEAGPSSAQKELRTTRIFALLLCVITPFLGATLLRLSASLLYPDSLSWFSTSLFVLAAGVRPWRHLAHLVLTRTDALHLAAHRPSAFRSALLAPGAEAEVRHREREKDSRRVAELEGQVRQLQGEMNILHERFKRMAKHVQTADSQVAQLSARLETLERYGANASVSGVELVWKGARKVVKGLVCGIFPFMEKWFEGTQVDVSRGRGGKGTSRGNKGKRSRGVVHNLPPVLEVDEAKAASGDARVPPAHIKREHPTSSVSWAATGVDVATWPVRAMRAIATGWFRVLRS; encoded by the exons ATGTCCTCGACTGCCCTTGAACCACCCCTTTCGCTCAGACGGAGGACGAACCAGCTAGAGGCGGCGCACGCCATGTCCAAGTTTAATTTATCCCGACTGCCTTCTCCGCCTGAAGACGGGGATAGCTCTGATGATACTGTTATTCCGACTGGGCGAGAGGGTTACCATTCGAACGCAGACAGTTCCCACAAGCATGCGAGTGGGAGCGGGAGCTCAGTCGGTGGCATGAGCAGCGGAGGAGGAGCAAATAACCAGTTTGCAGGCGGATCTGGGATAG CCGGAGAGTCAAGTCGTCCGTACATCCCTTTCCCTCGCCATGTCCCATCGACACCGGAATCGCTGGCCCAAGGCAAAGACTCGTCGAGCGACTCGGACTCTTCTCAAGATCTGGGATTCAGCGAGACTGCCCACCATATTGCCAATTCCAATACCTGGTCGGATCTTCCTCTTCTCATAACGCTCGTCCCTCCGGCATTCGCGCTCTTCACTGGGGGAGACTATGTCCGTGATGTCCTCTTGACATGTCTTATTGTCTGGTACCTCTACCAACTCATAAAGA TCCCGTGGGACATCTACCTCGCCTCGTTGCCCGTTCATCACAGACAACACGAGGCCGGCCCATCAAGCGCACAGAAAGAACTGCGGACCACTCGGATATTCGCATTATTGCTCTGCGTCATTACGCCCTTTTTGGGCGCAACCCTCCTGCGCCTCAGCGCATCGCTGCTCTACCCCGATTCCCTCTCGTGGTTCTCGACCTCGCTCTTTGTGCTCGCTGCGGGGGTCCGACCATGGAGACACCTCGCGCACCTCGTGCTCACTCGGACCGACGCACTCCACCTCGCCGCCCACCGCCCGTCCGCATTTCGGAGCGCACTGTTGGCGCCCGGCGCCGAAGCCGAGGTCCGCCATCGCGAGAGGGAAAAGGATAGTCGGCGCGTGGCCGAGCTCGAGGGTCAGGTCCGGCAGCTCCAGGGCGAGATGAATATACTCCATGAACGGTTCAAGCGCATGGCCAAGCATGTCCAGACGGCTGATTCGCAGGTTGCGCAGCTTTCGGCTCGGCTAGAAACGTTGGAGCGATATGGGGCGAATGCGTCGGTTTCGGGCGTGGAGCTGGTATGGAAGGGGGCGCGCAAAGTTGTCAAGGGGTTAGTATGTGGGATATTTCCGTTTATGGAAAAGTGGTTTGAAGGCACCCAAGTGGATGTTTCGAGGGGGAGAGGAGGAAAGGGAACGTCgaggggcaacaaggggAAACGGTCCAGAGGGGTGGTCCATAATCTACCACCCGTGCTCGAAGTCGACGAGGCCAAGGCAGCAAGCGGAGACGCACGGGTTCCGCCGGCACATATTAAACGAGAGCACCCGACCAGTAGTGTTAGTTGGGCCGCAACCGGAGTCGATGTCGCCACTTGGCCGGTGAGAGCGATGAGGGCTATTGCCACAGGTTGGTTCAGAGTCTTGCGTAGCTGA